DNA from Tripterygium wilfordii isolate XIE 37 chromosome 15, ASM1340144v1, whole genome shotgun sequence:
TGGAGCTGTTAATGACGCTTTTGCCACTTATACATGAGAGGCTAACGCATTAGTGAAAAACAGCGttgttcaaaaaagaaaaattactgTGAATAAGGCATTTTGCCTGGTTAATTAGaatgagagattttttttttgtatatactAATTAGAATGAGATattaagaaaataatacagTTGTGCAGACACAATTTTTGACTTTCAAGTACATAATATGGTTATAGATCATGTCATTTAACATAATCATGTATCAAGGAAATACATAATTAAAAGCATATATGGGCAACCACCAACCTTATTGATTAGATTATATATTTTCAAACATGCAAGAAATTAATACGGAAAGGGAATAATGCGCATAATGCACATTGGACGAAAACGTACTTGCCGATATTACTGAAAGTATTTGGGTTACACGGAATAGAAGACATAGTACAAATTATTCACCAAGGATCTACATAGACCCAATTCTTGAATAATCACAAAAGACAATTGTTTatgaatgaagaaaagaaatgcTGAAACAAATTATATTACAAAGGACATGAGTTTCTTTTATTCTCGTAGCAATTCAAATGAAGACATTGTGTGATCCTGAGCTTAGCTTAGTAGTGGCTaggaggtggtggtgatgaGTAATAATATGGAGGAGGTGGGGACTTCACTGGAGGTGGTGGTGATTTGTAGTAATACGGAGGAGGTGGGGACTTCACTGGAGGAGGTGGGGATTTGTAGTAATACGGAGGTGGTGGGGACTTCGTTGGAGGTGGTGGAGATTTGTAGTAATACGGAGGAGGTGGGGACTTTACTGGAGGAGGTGGTGATTTGTAGTAATATGGAGGAGGAGGTGACTTCTTTGGAGGTGGAGGGGATGTGTAGTGGTATGGAGGAGGCGGTGATGGAGACGGTGGTGGTGGGGACTTGTAGTAATATGGAGGAGGAGGTGACTTCTTTGGAGGAGGAGGGGATGTGTAGTGGTATGGAGGAGGTGGCGAtggagatggtggtggtggtgatttaTAGTAGTATGGAGGAGGTGGCGACTtctttggaggaggaggagatgtgTAGTGgtatggaggaggtggtgatggagatggtggtggtggtgatttaTAGTAGTATGGAGGAGGTGACGACTtctttggaggaggaggagaaatgTAGTGGTATGGAGGAGATGGGGACTTCACTGGAGGTGGTGGTGATTTGTAATAATACGGCGGAGGTGGGGACTTCACTGGAGGTGGTGGTGATTCGTAGTAATACGGAGGAGGTGGGGACTTCTTTGGAGGTGGAGGGGATGTGTAGTGGTATGGAGGAGGCGGTGACAGAGACGGTGGTGGTGGGGACTTGTAGTAATATGGAGGAGGAGGCGACTTCTTTGGAGGAGGAGGGGATTTATAGTGGTATGGAGGAGGTGGCGACTTCTTTGGAGGAGGAGGGGATGTGTAGTGgtatggaggaggtggtgacttttttggaggaggaggagatgtgTAATGGTATGGAGGGGGTGGTGAAGGAGAGGGTGGGGGTGGAGACTTGTAATAGTAACGAGGAGGTGAAGATTTTACTGGTAGAGGAGGTGACTTGTAATAgtaaggtggtggtggtggagaagCATAAATGTAAGGTTTATATTCATCAGCAACAACAGCAGTGGCTAAAAGGCAAAATGCCACCCCCCATAGCATTTGAGGCCAATGCCCCGGGTTTGTCCGGGTTCCCATTTGTGATTAGTGTTTGTGTCTTGTGTTTGAAAAGCATGAATGAGTTCCTTTATATAGGGAACTCTACATTCATTGCCATTGGTGACAAAGAAGTGGTTTATTAAATCGGTTATAACATAACAGCCTGGAGGCTGGAAATATAACCCAATTTCTCACATTGACTTAGAGTAAGTAAACTAGCTATTGGTATTTGGTAGTGGGAAGCCACTAAGGCTTTCAGATTTCTTTGGCGATTGGCCATCAAAGTCAAGAGTGCATAGGGCAGTAGGTAGGATGCTCTATTCATTGGGtattttatacatattctagaTAAGCAAATGGGTCTGAATTATTTTCTCTACCATTATCCTCGTGGTGCAGGTGagaggaagaaaataaagagagtCAAATGCGTTTTGTTAGCCAGGCATTTTCATGCAAGTTGTTGCCATCTTGTCCTTTTGAAAATGTCTCAAGTTTAGAGAGTCTGAAGGTTCTGTTAGGTGGCAAATCAGTGTTAAGAAATTCAATTAAGCTTCAAATGATCCTAGTCGTCTTTTATGGACTAATACACTGTCGGTGAAATAAACAAATGTTCTAACAAGGCCACCATGTTTGAATAAGTAGAAACTATTAGTGCCGAGTATAACTAAATCATATCGTAATCAGACTACATGTTATGTAGATATAGGCAGCTGCGACTGCAACTTTggatcaaatccatcttcattTCAATTTTCACCCAATAGGCATAAACACACACCTGCAGAGCAAAGGGGTATCAGGAATTACGAAGGAAACAGGTTATAAACAGCAGTAGGATTCAAGACTGAAAAAATATGACAGAACAAGAggccaccccccccccccccccccccccccccacacacACAGAATGAAAACTCTTATTTATTAGATAGCATTACAGCTTTATAAATCACATAAGACTTGGCAACATGTACATGGAAGTATATGCATTCAATGGAAACCTAAGATGAGCTAGAAACAAGCTAAACACTGGATTACAAGACAGTCCCATCTAGCTCTGTTCTTCATTTCAAGGATTCATTAGGATAAGCAATTTTAGCAATCACTAGATAACCAGAAATGTCACCATACCTGAGCATTTTTCAACATTTTCCAAAGTAATCAACTTCAAAAGATCACTATAAATCATTTAGGAGAGTATTAGAAGTCATGTCATTCGTATTCATAGTTGGACTCTCAAATGCACATTTAGGTCCGGGAAGCTTCTGTGGCAGATAACACTAGAGCAAGCAAATCCATAGGTAATGGATATTGCTTAGTCGCACAGTTTTGAGAGGTCAAAAAGTGTTCAACAACAAAGGGAAAAGGTGAGTAGACAGGAAACATAAAAGAATGAAGAGAACTTCTAAAACAGAAATGGTCCTGCCTCTAAAACATCCATCCTGTTTAACATTCACATTGCTGAATTATTACAAATGCCAATCAATGGCTCTTCTACAGAAAGTGTGAAAATGAAGGCACGCTTTTGTATGGAGAAGGACACGGAAATCCAAAGAAGAAAGTGAGCATATGAAGGCTATCTTCTTTATGTTCATGAATGAATATTCTTTACTTTTTAGATGCATCACCAAACACCTCAGTGTAGCAGATTGGGCAAGCctgataaaacaaaaaatagctTCATAAGCTTTTGATCTTGAAGTTCGAAGGGAGGAGTAGCAAGGGAGGACAGAGCAAAAGTAGAAGTAGCTCTTTAAAATCATCTTAAAACTCCAGAGACCTACCTTGTTGATGCTAAGCCATCTAGTACCGCACCCAGCATGGTATATGTGTTTGCATGGCAGAGTGATACGCCGCTCGCCTCGTTTGTATTCCATTTGGCAAATTACACATCTATTTTCAATGAGAAATAGTGTCATAAGCTTCCCATAGTGAACAAAATACGCTAGCGTTGCTTATTGAAAGAGGGTCTCGCAAAAGTAGAGTAAATTATCCCAATTATACCTCTCacttcttgatttctttctgaAGAAGAATGCACACTTGTACTTCGAGACTGGAAGCAAAGAGATAAGTTCTTGGGAAAGACCTCGACTCTGAGTTCCTACTGCTTCACCTAAATCGAGTAATTCCTGATCATGATACATTGGTCAGAAATAATTATCCACAATGCTGGCAAATCATGACATAAactaaattgaagaaaaaagagtTCAAATTTTGCGAAGGAATATTTACATGTAGCAGATGGATAAGGAACAGAttcaaccaccaaaatctaGACATGCCAATACAAGGAATGAATATTATTATTGCTCGACTCACCAGACCCAAAAACCTATAAATAAATGTTGTAataacaaaagcaaaaaagacaACTTTAATTGATATCGAGTTTTCAACCGCATAGGCCAACAGAGAATGCTCCATTCACAGTCCACATGTGATCCAAAAGGCTTCAGACAAGCAGTTGCACGCACACAAAGTGAGGAAAAAAAGACATCGAAAATCATATGGTAGCTGTGCCATTAGTGTTTCTGTAGTTCATAGCATGCAATCACCATCATATTACTTACACTCCACTTCATAATGCATACAATAATAGTCAGAAGACCATCATAACAACCATTTTGCTAACTAACCTGGGTCATGGCATCCTAAATTCCTAATTAGTTAGAGGCCACCCAAAACACAAAGTTAAGCAATGATGTTAACAATCATACAGCGCGTTAACTTACTTCTATGTATTTTGCCTAGTATGACCAATTAAGTAAGGTTAAGTCACTCCCTAGGAAAGTTATGCAATATTTCAGAACCAGGCATTAAGTATAACATCAGACAAATCTTAGATTGTAACAGGTAAAGATACGCTCAGAACAAGTGGGACGAAAGGAAGGCCAAAAAGACAGTGGCATAAAGTAAGCAGAAATCATCAGATTtaatgaaaacaataaaaaaaaaaaaaaagagtgctGATAGCTATTCTCTGTCATTTCTTTGAACGAGAAGTAAAATATTGTCACGTGTATGCTAATCTAAACTGTAAAAATCTATAGCCACAGATTCAGTTTGAAGATCCACATCCAGCCTTTAGGAAGAGGTTCAAAGCCCTAAAGttgaaaacaataataatatgcaCAATGTGCAGATAAGGAAGTGTGTTTCTTGAATGGGCAGATATGGAAGTAGACAAAGCAGTAGACATTGAAAGAAATGAGAACTTATGGGTCTAACCTCGTAAGTCATGCTGTCAGGATCAACATTATCTTGCCAAACAACCTGCACGTgtcacataaaaaaataagaggACCTTCCTTTGTTAGCTGTGCACTAgatcaaagtatcaaaatgtATATGGTATCTCTTTGCATGCTTTCCAACTGAAAGGAAAGCCCCCAAGGCAAGGCATGTTTATTTAAGATTGCCATCTCATTTCAATGCAGATAGTGTGGCAAAAAGAAATTCCCGGACAATTTTGTTTGCTTCTATATAAGCAACAAGAAGTAACCAGAAGCAAGGAATAGAAGCTGAAAATAAAACACAGCTAGCAGGACAGTTAAGCAATTGATCACCTGATAATCACGAGAACTATGGTGTCTTCGTGGACCTGAAGTGCAAAGAATGCGGCATAAGTGAGATATTTCATTGTCCAAATATATTGTAAATACTGGAACAGGGTGTCGGTGAATTCAATAGTGTTAAAGGAACAACTCGAATCGGGAAAAACTTCACTCCATCCAGCACATTAAAAGGGTTggggaaagggaaaaaagaaaagaaaaaatcagaAGTGAAAACGGGGACATTAAAGGTTATTGAGCAGCTATAAGTTTGCTCCTCTGTCCAACTAGTCTACATTACTAATAGGATCCCATTCAACTGGTTTCTATTTTATAGGGGAAAGTGGTGCTAGATGATAAGCATGTTTTACTAGTTTCAATGTATGTGAGAACAAAGTACGTTACATATAAGGAGATCTTCACTTGAAGCAGTCAAATCCATGTCCTATAATTGAAAATTTAGAAGATTTGCTCATATTTTCATTCTCTTATGTTTGAATTATCAGAAAACTGTTTGAAGCAGGTAAAAAAGAACTGTTTTGAGATCTGATAATCTGCATTATCCTCAAATTACAATAAAGATGACTAATGAAATCATAAAACCTAAGCCCAGTAATTagaaattagaagatttgaaTATATTTAAGGTATCTTATGTTGTATGACAAAAGAAGTGAATAACTACCTCACCATTCATGTTTAAATTATCTATTTTGCATAAGATCCTAGAAATCATCATTCCTGTGACATATCAATCTATCATAATCTATAGGCACCCACAACTAAAAGCTTTAAAAATCCATTCAATTCACGAAAATACAATAAACTATGTACTTACACTCTATAGGGTTGTCATGTGAATTAGCATTTGCATTCCCTTCCCATTCTGTATTTATTGCAGTAGTTGATTCATTAGTCGCTAATGAGTTCTGCATAGGCCTTCCATTTTCATCGATCCGCAATtcatgatcattgacctcataAGCATCACAATGATCATAATATGAGATGGTCCCAGATTCCGATGCCCCAAACTTGTAGAAATTTGTATTGGTCGATGGGTACACATTCTCCTGCTCATATAAGTAGGAAACATTATTTTTCCTACAAAAGCAATCTAACCTTATGAAAGATCTCTTATTCACATACAAAATTAACTATTAAATACTGTTAATATTATTCTTATGCAGGAAAGCACTTCAATAGGTTGCATCATCAGAACTAATGAATGTACAAAGTGTATTCGGAGTTTATGAGCAATCTCCATAAATCATTTGTAAATAGAACTCCACGCTACACACTTACATACTAAGGAACTTAAGGAAGCATGATCTCATGGAACAATCTCCCATCACAAATCCAATGGCAGTCGGAAGGTGATAATGAAAAACATAACATCGAGTCAGAACATgttaaaaagaaataaacaatgATTTTACCTGAACTTGTGAAGCACCatcaaaaatgaaatttacaTGTTGATAAGTAAGGCCTTCGAAATATTCAATAAAGCTCCCTGTTGTACCATAAGGGTAGCTGGTGTTGAAGTAAGGAACATCCATATGTTGACTCCAACTCATTATGAACCACTGTTAGACAATTAAGAGAATGAGACTTACACTATCAAACACATGCTCATAGTATTGCAGAGGGGGTGAATGAGACAGACAATTGGAGTAGAACCTGATCTTTCGACGAATTCAGGCAAGCAGATAACTGCTGAAGGAAAAACGCTTTACCATTCACCACCTATTTAACCTGCAAGCAAAAACAAGTAATAATACCAACAAGGTAAGCATGGGAATTCAGAGTACAAGTCAAATAGGACAATTAAATATTGGATAGTTCTTTCATTATTATTTCAAACAATATACAAAGTGGTTAATTTGAAATACCTCAGACAGCATTGAAAACCCTTAAACTACTGTATCTCAATGTATCAAATTCACGATGCAGAAGCCTAAAGTTAAAATGCACTGATGaccacataaatttttttggaaattCTTTAAATAACATCCACAAACAATATCTCAGATCTTTCAAAGAATACAGAAACTAAGATACATATAATCATACACTAAAACATATACTAAAATTATAACAAGTTGCTCAATTAATGTTTATTGCAAAGTTGATAGAAGCAATTCCCAATGAAGCAACCCCCAAATGCTCCACAATCACTTCTTCACCCACAGAAACATTTGCAATTGACGGAGAAGTTTTCAATTCCAAAagtcaaaacaagaaaaaggctCACTAATTAACAGTATAAAACGCACCTTAATccctaaaaggctaaaactggaaaaaaaaattaaaaagattaAACTTTCACCTCTTCAATTAGAACGAACCAACAAACAAAAGATTAAAGAGAACGAAAATTCAAGTAATTTCGTATGTTTTTCTTCAATCTCAAACAGAAAGTCAAATCCACAATGCCTCACAACAGCAATTATGGTTTCAAAACATTTATAGTACACCTTCATTTCCCGTACACCTGAATAAAATACGTACAGAGACTGATATCTTACGAAGGTGCGGAATTGCACCTCAACAAGTCCattcattacaaaaaaaatcacagATACGGCCACACAAACTCATATCCTCGCCCACCAAAGACTGACACCTACAATGGAGTACCTCGTCATGCGATATTGATCTACAATGAACGAATTCTAAGAAAGGATCAACTCTCCGCGACTCGAAATTTCCTCGGGAAAAATCTGCGCGTTTATGCGTATGTACGCGTGTGTGAGCGAGAGCGAGAGAATGCAAGAGAGAAGAGGGAGAGACTGGAGAGAGAGAAGTGAATGGATCAGGGGATCAGGAGAATAGcaagtaaatatataaatacaGTGATTTaatataatgaaaataaaataaaacaaaacaaaaagaaaagagagattcTTCATAGAACAGATAGAGAGGGACCAAAGAACCGACATTTATGACTTCAAAAGAGCTTCTTCACTGTGATCTCCCTTCTCCATTTCTCTGTCAACAAATGGCTTCCCTCTGTTCCGGATGCGATGAAGGTGTGAGAGAGTGTGAAATGTGGCGCCTTATGCAGTGGTTTCGGGGACACGccaactctccatagagaaagAGACGGACTGATAAGATGCCACATTGCCACGCACACTTAATAACCCAAACTCATTACTTTACTGTGGGACCCGTCCCTTCGACTATTTAATTACTTTTATATGATCCTAATCTACTCGAAAATATTTGATAAACTTTAATTACACCCCCATATTTATTAAAGAtacttttcaattgatttttaaaaGGAATGATCAATTTAAATTACGGTGTTTTTAATAAACATGGGGGTATGACTAAAGTTACCCAAATATTTCACTCACCACGTATTTGGTTATAAGATATTACCCTTAATAAGAATTGAAATCAGAACCTCCCAGTTTATAAACTATCAATCAAAATGATTactaattatgattttatcatCTCACAAATAATTTTGAATATCTAATACAAATATATCTATTTTAATTTTAGAATTTCTTTCCGAATTATAATTCTACattctataatattttttagaCTTGTCCTGAATAACATGGATTAATAGTTAGTCACctaacaaaatcaaaaaaattgggGGCATGGGGCCTATGTTCAAGAATAAATCCATCTTGATCTAGTGGTTGGCTTGTTTTGGAGAAAATGGAACATTTGGTTTCATGGGTTGGAAGGAGATCACCAAAACCATCCGACCCTCGAGGGGGAAGTTGGTGTCAGTTTTGGTTGGGAATCAACCTAAAGAAAATATAACAGTCCTGAATATATAATTAGCCTAGCTGGAATTATATCTATTatagataaaattattttcgaTGAGT
Protein-coding regions in this window:
- the LOC120016231 gene encoding E3 ubiquitin-protein ligase BIG BROTHER-like: MSWSQHMDVPYFNTSYPYGTTGSFIEYFEGLTYQHVNFIFDGASQVQENVYPSTNTNFYKFGASESGTISYYDHCDAYEVNDHELRIDENGRPMQNSLATNESTTAINTEWEGNANANSHDNPIECPRRHHSSRDYQVVWQDNVDPDSMTYEELLDLGEAVGTQSRGLSQELISLLPVSKYKCAFFFRKKSRSERCVICQMEYKRGERRITLPCKHIYHAGCGTRWLSINKACPICYTEVFGDASKK
- the LOC119980136 gene encoding extensin-2-like yields the protein MGTRTNPGHWPQMLWGVAFCLLATAVVADEYKPYIYASPPPPPYYYKSPPLPVKSSPPRYYYKSPPPPSPSPPPPYHYTSPPPPKKSPPPPYHYTSPPPPKKSPPPPYHYKSPPPPKKSPPPPYYYKSPPPPSLSPPPPYHYTSPPPPKKSPPPPYYYESPPPPVKSPPPPYYYKSPPPPVKSPSPPYHYISPPPPKKSSPPPYYYKSPPPPSPSPPPPYHYTSPPPPKKSPPPPYYYKSPPPPSPSPPPPYHYTSPPPPKKSPPPPYYYKSPPPPSPSPPPPYHYTSPPPPKKSPPPPYYYKSPPPPVKSPPPPYYYKSPPPPTKSPPPPYYYKSPPPPVKSPPPPYYYKSPPPPVKSPPPPYYYSSPPPPSHY